From the Trifolium pratense cultivar HEN17-A07 linkage group LG4, ARS_RC_1.1, whole genome shotgun sequence genome, the window CACAACATGGATGATTTCTTCAAGCATTTAACAAAGTGCTGCATTTAACAAAGTGCTGCATTAATATagattaatataaaattctGGCATCTATCAGCAATATGATTCAGAAGATATAACATGAGCCGTAAATCAGAGTCTAATTGTATAAGTGAAGCAACAATCACCTTTGTGACAATTTTATTGACAAACATTTTCTTCTTAATTCCTGCAATAGCCCATAAGTTTAACTGGTGCTTTGGAATTCTC encodes:
- the LOC123922014 gene encoding uncharacterized protein LOC123922014, which codes for MAYLSSGASQIIYARQYRHSESNAMVARTSNLEMRQLWDCGINHRIPKHQLNLWAIAGIKKKMFVNKIVTKVIVASLIQLDSDLRLMLYLLNHIADRCQNFILIYINAALC